The Rosa rugosa chromosome 3, drRosRugo1.1, whole genome shotgun sequence sequence CATTACTTCTATAGGTCCGCAGTCTTGAAAAATTCAGAATCTATTAGTTCATGTATACGGTATATCATAGATTTATTTCCAGTAAATGAAGGATTAATCAAAAGAAATTTTCCAAAAACATCCCGAGCAAAGTTAAAACATGGTGAAGAACAAGAAGCAGTTGTTTGAAAATAGGTGAATAGTTTATAGAGCATCTTCCCAAACTGACAATAATCAATGGCATTAGCATTTTTTTTGAGATACAAGTTTGGTATATAATTGGTAAAATGGTAGAATATAATCAATGTGATGCAAAGCCCTATGTACTCATGTCTCTAGATGCGAAGTGCCCCTATCTATCTCTATAAGACAACCAACAAGTCAATGCAGGAACATACCAAGTCTTTCGAACTGAAACttgtcaccaacaccaacacctTTCTCAAGCGGGGGAACAGCAAATGCATTTGGTATTACCACTTTCGATTTTCCATTCAAATCAGAAAGCCAGTCATCAAGCTCAGCAGGATTCTGGCACAGACAGATTTTTGATAAGAAAACAATTATgtgtttgggggggggggggggggtgtcgGTTTCGTAGAAAATAAATGATGGCCAACCTCTGAATTGAATAGTCTGTCAAACAATCGGACTTCCACTTTGAGTGGATCGATCCCAGGAGAAGGTTCAGCGACCCAATGCAGCACCCGCTGTGGAATACATAAATTGATGAATTCAGCAAATGAGTAAGAAGCAACAGCGCGTAATTTTGAAGCACATTTTCAATTCCAGCACAAGAGATGGATTATAAACCTTTGGCTTTGTCTTCTTCTCCGGATCATACTCGATCCGTATCTCAAGGACAGTCTCATTATCCTCGGCTAAAACAACATCCTTTGCATCCACACACCTGATAGGACATGCGTATCTGCGACCATGAAGATAAAGATCGTTACTGGGGAGCCTACATCTGCTGCTAAAGGGTCGAGGAAAATAAAGAACCAGTAAGCCATATATACCTAAGCAGGGCAGATTTTCCAGGAGCAAGTCCGAAGTAGTCTTTTGAGTCTTTAAGGCGAAAATCGGAGCGCTCAATGTACAACACCTTGGAAAATGGAACCTGATGTGTAGGCCAGAAAACATAAGCCAATGACAATCATAAGTACCACAAACTTGAGGCAACATTTGAACCAATACAGCAGTTAAAATTGATAAAGGTGGTGACAAAAATAAAAGCCCAGGTGATATTAGccaaaaagtcaaaaaaaaaaaaaaattgtgatcCTCTTTAGAACTGTGAAATCTAGCCGATAGTGTTTTTCTATTATTATATCTCTAAATCATATGGACCCAAATACTGTTGGACTAATATAAATTAAAGATATAGATTTTAACAGAAATTACAAATCTAGAATACTGATCACCAAAGTGACCAAAGTTCATATATCAGCATTGCCCTGACTCCTCAACGCATACAATTTGATCTGTGAAATCCAAGGTTACCTTGTAGGACTCCGCCTCAGAATCGGGCCACTTTCTTGCTTCACAGTCCTTTATGAGGTCATCTTTCCAGTTGGTAATGACGACCTTAAAACCGAAATGATTGGTCATTCAAAGAGAAGGAAAtcatatcaaagccaaagcaaAGGCAACAAGATTCACACCTTTACAGGATCAAGCACAACCATTGTGCGAGGAGCTGTTTTATTGAGCTCTTCTCTGATGTGGTACTCGAGGCGACTCAGATGAATCATACTACAATCACTGCAGCAGAAGAGATCAAAAGCTTATAAATGGCCGGTTATGAGCACTGTAAATCTTATTGTCTTTAGAAGAGGCTCAATATAGTGATATACAGTATAAATAagcaaaaacatattcaaacctTCTGGTGATTCCAATTCCTCTAACAAACGTATTAATGGCACTCGACGTCACACCCCTACGTCGTAAACCAGCCAGCGTCATAAGGCGTGGATCATCCCAACCATCAACCCAATTTTCAGTCACTAGTCGATTTAACTGCCACATATATAGTAGTTGTTAATTGTGGAGAAAACTCATACATGGTATTGAAAATTAAATTTGTCAACAACATAAGTACGTCCAATAGTTGACTCACCTTACGCTTCGACATAACAGTGTTACTGACATTCAGTCTTGAATATTCCCAAACATGTGGTTGATATAGGCCCAGAGAATGCAATAACCAGTAGTATGAAGCACGGCGTGTCTCAAATTCTAAAGTGCACAGCTGCCATATTCATAGACAAGATGAATAAAGAAATCAACCCACTTTTACAAGTTACAAGAAACACTGctaagttgaaaaaaaaaacaaaaaaaaacgtAGTTGCACAAAGGACTAGTGTTGGTATAAGAATTTTCAACTAGTGATATGTAAGTACACCATTCTGGGTAACATTATAAACAAGAAACATGATGCTTCCAGGCTCGTTCTGGAAAGACAAGTTGCTCTGATAAATTTAAGGATGACTAATTATTCCACTAAAGTACATCCCAAAAGAATACCAATTGAAGGTGGAAGACATACCGAATGGGTGATATTCTCAAGAGAATCCACAATGCAGTGAGCATAATCGTAACTGGGATAGATACACCAGCTGTCTCCAGCATGTGGATGAGGAGTaaactgcaaaaaaaaaaaaataaataaataaataaatcaccaGCTTGAGAGAAGCCATAAGCCTGGGTAACCAAAAAGAACATTTGAGGTAGAAACTTACCTTGATAGTTGATACGATATGCAATAAGGTCATACATGTTAAAATTATCGCTCTGCATGTCTTGTTTCATTCTTAGAGTTGCCTTCCCTTCTTCAATCAGGCCTCGCCTCATATCCTCAAAAAGTTTCAGCGACTCTTTAATTGGCCTGTCCCTCCAAGGGCTGTTCATTTTTTTCTCCCTGTACTCCTTTATCTCATCCCCCGTCTAAAACTAATAATCAAAAGTAAGCATCCTTCTCAAACCAATGCAGATTAATTAATACCACCAAAGTCATTAAATCAAAGTAGAAGTGATAATCATTCCATCCCTCTAGTTGGAGAGATTAGCCAGCTAGATATAAGAAATGTAGGGTCGGATAATGGAACTACATTCTACAGAGGACTTGTCCGCGTAAGTTCTCAATACTAAGCATGGAAAGCAATTTTGCAAAGTATTCGAGATATTATAAAACAAAACCTGATGATCAACGTAAGCATGACCCCTTCGTATGAGCTCCACTGCTAATTCATACAGATCTTGAAAGTAATCACTAGTGTAAGTGATCTGCATAAAATTAGATGTCAGCCATCACAATGAAGTAAGGTAAAAGAAGAAAACATCTGCCCACCAACTCTTTTACCTTGTAGGGCTCCCAACCCATCCAATTGACAATCTCTTGAA is a genomic window containing:
- the LOC133737374 gene encoding glutamine--tRNA ligase-like — encoded protein: MATLKHDSKCGGQNHDLKFNGVDFSSLFERDVHTSVFFSDGSILRCCNSKELLEKHLSVTGGRVLTRFPPEPNGYLHIGHAKAMFIDFGLAKERGGGCYLRFDDTNPEAEKKEYIDHIQEIVNWMGWEPYKITYTSDYFQDLYELAVELIRRGHAYVDHQTGDEIKEYREKKMNSPWRDRPIKESLKLFEDMRRGLIEEGKATLRMKQDMQSDNFNMYDLIAYRIKFTPHPHAGDSWCIYPSYDYAHCIVDSLENITHSLCTLEFETRRASYYWLLHSLGLYQPHVWEYSRLNVSNTVMSKRKLNRLVTENWVDGWDDPRLMTLAGLRRRGVTSSAINTFVRGIGITRSDCSMIHLSRLEYHIREELNKTAPRTMVVLDPVKVVITNWKDDLIKDCEARKWPDSEAESYKVPFSKVLYIERSDFRLKDSKDYFGLAPGKSALLRYACPIRCVDAKDVVLAEDNETVLEIRIEYDPEKKTKPKRVLHWVAEPSPGIDPLKVEVRLFDRLFNSENPAELDDWLSDLNGKSKVVIPNAFAVPPLEKGVGVGDKFQFERLGYFVVDKDSTPEKLVFNRTVTLRDSYKSGK